One Molothrus ater isolate BHLD 08-10-18 breed brown headed cowbird chromosome 4, BPBGC_Mater_1.1, whole genome shotgun sequence genomic window carries:
- the LOC118686664 gene encoding toll-like receptor 6, with protein MRSLTNIYVLTCAFTFTLYNNIQPTVEDEFIANYSNSLLTNVPKTMPVCTQVLDLSHNRISGLSISEFINLSDLQVLNLSHNLIAVLDFSVFIFNENLEYLDLSHNNISKVSCLTLAYLRHLDLSFNKFTALPICQEFGNMFHLEYLGLSATMIRASDFRYIKHLQLHTVFLNLGNFSLYEPQSLTVLTTRNLHIAFAEDQNFIFPLLYDGMSTSENLEIVNLRYTLSYKDFPSPSLMLLKKIKTTTLILDAVDLQWAIILQIFMLIWYSPVEHLTVRNLTFRGPLEELTEYAFLPLLSSVEKLISLDGSMKALTLEHVRNKVYYFNQEILYRQFSEMNIANLTIADAYMPHMLCPNRTSSFQYLNFSHNALTDELFQNCGTLVDLKLLILQKNKFESLRKVSFMTSRMKSLQYLDMSNNLLRHDGAGVQCQWAESLAELDLSSNQLVDAVFECLPANVKKLSLRNNQISNVPSGVAELKSLEELNLASNRLADLPGCSGFTSLQFLNVEMNSILTPSADFFQSCPRVRELQAGHNPFKCSCELQAFIQLERHSGGKLFGWPAAYVCEYPEGLRGTELKDFHLSPLACNTTLLLVTALLLTLLLVAAVAFLCIYLDVPWYVRMTWQWTQTKRRAWHNPPADQEAILQFHAFISYSERDSPWVKNELIPNLERGEGSVQLCQHERNFIPGKSIVENIINCIEKSYRSIFVLSPNFVQSEWCHYELYFAHHKLFSENSNSLILILLEPIPPYLIPARYHKLKALMAKRTYMEWPKERSKRTLFWANLRAAISINLPISSEAND; from the coding sequence ATGAGATCCCTCACAAATATCTATGTCTTAACCTGTGCCTTTACATTCACACTGTACAATAATATTCAGCCAACTGTAGAAGATGAATTTATTGCAAATTATTCAAACAGTTTGCTAACTAATGTTCCAAAAACCATGCCAGTCTGTACTCAAGTATTAGATTTATCACATAATAGGATCTCTGGACTTAGTATCTCAGAATTTATTAATCTTTCTGACCTTCAAGTATTAAATCTTTCTCATAATCTAATTGCAGTGCTTGACTTTAGtgtcttcatttttaatgaaaatttagaATACTTAGATTTATCTCATAATAACATTTCAAAAGTTTCCTGTCTAACTCTTGCATATCTTAGACATTTAGATCTTTCTTTCAATAAATTTACTGCCCTGCCCATCTGTCAGGAATTTGGGAACATGTTTCATTTGGAGTACCTTGGATTAAGTGCTACGATGATACGAGCATCAGACTTCAGGTATATCAAACATTTGCAGCTGCACACTGTCTTCCTGAACTTGGGAAACTTTTCACTGTATGAGCCTCAGAGTCTGACAGTCTTGACTACAAGGAATCTCCACATTGCTTTTGCAGAAGACcaaaacttcattttccccctcctgTATGATGGAATGAGCACTTCAGAAAACTTAGAAATAGTTAACTTAAGATATACCTTGAGTTACAAAGATTTCCCCTCTCCATCTTTAATGCTCCTGAAGAAAATCAAGACAACAACTCTCATACTTGATGCTGTGGACTTACAATGGGCTATCATCCTACAAATTTTCATGCTTATTTGGTATTCACCTGTGGAACATTTGACTGTGAGAAATTTGACTTTTAGGGGACCACTGGAGGAGCTGACTGAATATGCATTTCTACCCTTATTAAGCTCTGTggaaaaattaatctctttgGATGGCTCCATGAAAGCATTAACTTTGGAGCATGTTCGTAATAAGGTTTATTATTTCAACCAGGAGATTCTATACAGACAGTTTTCAGAGATGAATATTGCCAATTTGACAATAGCTGATGCATATATGCCACATATGCTTTGCCCCAATAGGACAAGctcatttcagtatttaaatttCTCTCACAACGCCCTGACAGATGAATTGTTCCAGAATTGCGGCACTCTCGTGGATCTTAAATTACTTATTTTGCAGAAGAATAAATTTGAGAGCCTTCGCAAAGTAAGCTTCATGACAAGCCGTATGAAATCCCTGCAATACCTGGACATGAGCAACAACCTGCTGCGCCACGATGGAGCTGGCGTGCAGTGCCAGTGGGCCGAGtctctggcagagctggaccTGTCCTCCAATCAGTTGGTGGATGCTGTGTTTGAGTGCTTGCCAGCCAACGTCAAAAAACTCAGCCTACGAAACAATCAGATCAGCAATGTCCCCAGCGGGGTGGCGGAGCTGAAATCCTTGGAGGAGCTGAACCTGGCATCGAACAGGCTGGCCGACCTGCCGGGCTGCAGCGGCTTCACGTCCCTGCAGTTCCTGAACGTGGAGATGAATTCGATCCTCACCCCATCTGCTGACTTCTTCCAGAGCTGCCCGAgggtcagggagctgcaggccgGGCACAACCCGTTCAAGTGTTCCTGTGAGCTGCAAGCCTTTATCCAGCTGGAGAGGCACTCGGGGGGAAAGCTGTTTGGCTGGCCGGCGGCCTACGTGTGCGAGTACCCAGAGGGCTTGCGAGGGACGGAGCTCAAGGACTTCCACCTGAGCCCGCTGGCTTGCAACACGACGCTGCTGCttgtgacagctctgctgctgacactgctgctggtggctgcgGTGGCCTTCCTGTGCATCTACCTGGATGTGCCGTGGTATGTGCGGATGACGTGGCAGTGGACGCAGACGAAGCGCAGAGCTTGGCACAACCCCCCCGCAGATCAGGAGGCCATTCTGCAATTCCACGCCTTCATCTCCTACAGCGAGCGCGATTCGCCGTGGGTGAAGAATGAGCTGATCCCGAACCTGGAGAGGGGGGAGGGCAGCGTGCAACTGTGCCAGCACGAGAGAAACTTTATCCCCGGCAAGAGCATTGTGGAGAACATCATTAACTGCATTGAGAAGAGCTACAGGTCGATCTTTGTGTTGTCTCCCAACTTTGTGCAGAGTGAGTGGTGTCACTATGAGCTGTACTTTGCCCATCACAAGTTATTCAGTGAGAATTCCAACAGCTTAATCCTGATTTTACTGGAGCCCATCCCTCCGTACCTTATCCCTGCCAGGTATCACAAGCTGAAAGCTCTCATGGCAAAGCGCACCTACATGGAGTGGCCGAAGGAGAGGAGCAAGCGCACCCTATTCTGGGCCAACCTCAGGGCAGCCATTAGCATTAACCTGCCAATATCCAGTGAAGCAAATGATTAG
- the KLF3 gene encoding Krueppel-like factor 3: MLMFDPVPIKQEAMEPVSVSYPSNYMDQMKPNKYGVIYSTPSMLHNKFYSSPEGLSNGIQMEPVDLTVNKRSSPPSTGSSPSPLKFQTVHRRSSPGLTLSSPSSPLSKFTPSPPGVQPLSMPITIPPVMAAALSRHGLRSPGILPVIQPVVVQPVPFMYAPHLQQPIMVSTVLPDEMETPSSMQVPVIESYEKPTLKKTIKVEPGSEPSKTDFYPEQMSPPMMTSLSPQQVMLQENHPSVIVQPGKRPLPVESPDTQRKRRIHRCDYEGCNKVYTKSSHLKAHRRTHTGEKPYKCTWEGCTWKFARSDELTRHFRKHTGIKPFQCPDCDRSFSRSDHLALHRKRHMLV; the protein is encoded by the exons ATGCTAATGTTTGACCCAGTCCCTATCAAGCAAGAAGCCATGGAGCCTGTTTCAGTG TCATACCCATCCAATTACATGGACCAAATGAAGCCAAACAAATACGGCGTCATTTATTCTACACCAAGTATGTTGCACAATAAGTTCTACTCCAGCCCTGAAGGACTATCAAATGGGATCCAGATGGAGCCAGTAGACCTTACGGTAAATAAACGGAGCTCGCCGCCTTCAACTGGAAGTTCTCCTTCCCCACTAAAATTTCAGACTGTGCACAGGAGAAGTTCACCTGGATTGACTCTGTCCTCCCCCAGCTCACCTCTCAGTAAATTCACACCATCACCCCCAGGAGTGCAGCCTCTTTCCATGCCAATAACAATCCCTCCTGTAATGGCCGCTGCTCTTTCACGCCATGGACTCAGAAGCCCTGGGATACTCCCGGTCATACAGCCTGTTGTGGTCCAGCCAGTTCCTTTCATGTATGctccccatctccagcagcccatCATGGTGTCCACAGTTCTCCCGGATGAGATGGAAACTCCAAGTAGCATGCAAG TGCCTGTCATTGAGTCTTACGAGAAGCCcacactgaagaaaacaatCAAAGTAGAGCCAGGAAGTGAACCATCAAAGACTGACTTCTATCCTGAACAAATGTCACCTCCAATGATGACCTCATTGTCCCCTCAGCAAGTAATGTTGCAAGA GAATCACCCTTCAGTTATAGTTCAGCCAGGAAAGAGACCTTTACCTGTGGAATCCCCAGACACACAACGAAAACGCAGAATACATCGATGTGATTATGAAGGCTGCAACAAAGTCTACACTAAAAGCTCCCACCTGAAAGCTCACCGAAGAACCCATACAG gagaaaaaccgTACAAGTGCACTTGGGAGGGGTGCACGTGGAAGTTTGCTCGTTCTGATGAACTGACGCGGCATTTCCGCAAGCACACAGGAATCAAACCCTTCCAGTGTCCAGACTGTGACCGCAGCTTTTCACGCTCAGACCATCTCGCTCTTCACAGGAAACGTCACATGCTAGTCTGA